From the Planktothrix tepida PCC 9214 genome, one window contains:
- a CDS encoding amidase, whose translation MNSVDLAFTPALEQARLIRTKVLSPLELVNFYLDRIQRLNPQLGCYFTVMAETAIELAKTQTEHLAQIADINELPPFFGVPISIKDLNPVAGVACTYGSRALLDKIATYDDGVVSRIRQAGFNILGKTATSEVGSLPYTEPDGFPPARNPWNLEYTPGGSSGGAAAAVAAGLSPVAHGSDGGGSIRGPAFCCGLVGIKPTRGRVSHAPVGDFQSGISTDGPLARTVADAAALLDVMSGYILGDPYWLPDPNPSFLAATQQHPKSLKIAVATSILPVGQASPDCEQAVQNTVKLLEKLGHQIELINPDFSSIIEPFTLVWKSGVAASGIPSEYLGSVNQWLRSTQITAGQYLQAVSKMQVAGREIVASLSPFDVIVLPTYMHPAISVGEYAQLSPEETLQRIIEWIAPCPAFNVSGQPAIAIPTGFTSAGLPLGVQLVGKPATEATLIALAAQLEAVQPWEHHRPPIAMS comes from the coding sequence ATGAATTCAGTGGATTTAGCCTTTACCCCTGCTTTAGAACAAGCGCGATTAATTCGCACAAAAGTTTTATCTCCTTTAGAATTAGTTAATTTTTATTTAGATCGAATTCAACGGTTAAATCCGCAGTTGGGTTGTTATTTTACAGTTATGGCAGAAACCGCTATAGAACTCGCCAAAACCCAAACAGAACACCTCGCCCAAATTGCCGATATTAATGAATTACCGCCATTTTTTGGCGTTCCCATTTCGATTAAAGATTTAAACCCCGTTGCGGGAGTTGCCTGTACTTATGGTTCACGGGCGTTACTCGATAAAATAGCCACTTATGATGATGGAGTTGTCAGTCGTATTCGCCAAGCCGGATTTAATATATTAGGAAAAACCGCAACTTCTGAAGTCGGATCATTACCCTACACCGAACCCGATGGCTTTCCTCCCGCCCGTAACCCTTGGAATTTAGAGTATACCCCCGGAGGTTCCAGTGGGGGGGCTGCTGCTGCGGTGGCGGCGGGATTATCCCCCGTTGCTCATGGGTCAGATGGCGGAGGTTCCATTCGTGGCCCTGCCTTTTGTTGTGGTTTAGTCGGAATTAAACCCACGCGAGGGCGAGTGTCCCATGCTCCCGTCGGAGACTTTCAAAGTGGGATTTCCACCGATGGCCCACTGGCTCGTACCGTTGCCGATGCAGCGGCTTTATTAGATGTAATGTCAGGCTATATTTTAGGAGATCCCTATTGGTTGCCTGATCCCAATCCTTCGTTTTTGGCAGCAACACAACAACATCCCAAGTCTTTAAAAATTGCCGTAGCAACTTCTATTTTACCCGTTGGTCAAGCGTCTCCAGACTGTGAACAAGCGGTTCAAAATACTGTTAAACTTCTCGAAAAATTGGGTCATCAAATAGAACTCATTAACCCGGATTTTAGTTCAATTATTGAACCGTTTACTTTAGTTTGGAAATCGGGAGTCGCAGCCTCTGGAATTCCGTCAGAGTATTTAGGTTCGGTAAATCAATGGTTAAGGTCAACTCAAATAACGGCTGGACAATATTTGCAAGCGGTGTCTAAAATGCAGGTAGCCGGACGTGAAATTGTTGCCTCCTTAAGTCCCTTTGATGTTATTGTTTTACCCACCTATATGCACCCAGCAATTTCTGTGGGAGAATATGCTCAACTTTCTCCTGAAGAAACGTTACAGCGTATTATTGAATGGATTGCCCCTTGTCCAGCATTTAATGTTAGTGGTCAACCGGCGATCGCCATTCCCACAGGTTTCACGTCAGCAGGTTTACCCCTTGGGGTGCAATTAGTAGGAAAACCCGCAACGGAAGCCACTTTAATCGCCTTAGCTGCCCAATTGGAGGCGGTACAACCTTGGGAACACCATCGCCCCCCGATAGCAATGAGCTAA
- a CDS encoding alpha/beta hydrolase, whose translation MREIPVSAFSVFSKHPWKKLFLSLSLLTPTIVSSFFLFPLSSRAAESVVIRQGFIYTTVSVKDLKEFAETGKVPLGLLGYFSFLTPEQKQQALAALNIKIKIQDETVDEIVNSQVGTRILTDIDTIISSDQSQGGTAIKEAILSSAKSPQGLSVINFLENYPLSTIEINVPKAFEVLKRLNQGFWQTQRLLLEVLPKFPTGEVKPPQIPFDPTQAGPGKVEITRIELQDKQRNRNIPVYIYSSSAATPDKPLILYSHGRGSDYQELRYLMEHLASYGYTVIVPEHPGSNATYVDKNLFLSPTEIIERPQDLIFTLDELEKLNTNDPRFKGKFNTNNTLVFGYSFGGATALALAGGEFQIDELRKNCNQSFITFSLGKATQCLAAELPKDRYRFSDPRIKRAIAFAPTASVIFGKTGLNKVQVPTLILTQSSDKITPALPEQIAIFPQIKTEKLLLGVLGATHLSVRDPRTIADQSWIPITPISGGEVIGDASKDVRNYAKTIALATAAQLTPDAEKYNVFLTPEYYRSISTQAFPVRLITDIPPETQVFIEELLKTQD comes from the coding sequence ATGCGTGAAATTCCGGTATCTGCTTTTTCTGTTTTTTCTAAACACCCGTGGAAAAAATTGTTCCTTTCCTTAAGTCTTTTAACGCCGACAATTGTTAGCAGTTTTTTCCTATTCCCGCTTTCGAGTCGTGCAGCAGAATCTGTTGTAATCAGACAAGGATTTATTTATACTACGGTTTCGGTCAAAGACTTAAAAGAATTTGCAGAAACCGGAAAAGTTCCGTTAGGATTGTTGGGTTATTTTAGTTTCCTTACCCCCGAACAAAAGCAACAAGCCTTAGCAGCGTTAAATATTAAAATTAAAATTCAAGATGAAACGGTTGATGAAATTGTTAATAGTCAAGTGGGAACCCGAATTTTAACGGATATTGATACCATTATTTCTTCAGATCAATCCCAAGGGGGAACAGCCATTAAAGAAGCCATTCTGTCTTCTGCTAAATCTCCCCAAGGATTATCCGTTATTAATTTTTTAGAAAACTATCCCCTCTCTACTATTGAGATTAATGTTCCTAAAGCATTTGAGGTTTTAAAACGCTTAAATCAAGGATTTTGGCAAACCCAAAGATTACTTTTAGAAGTCTTACCTAAATTTCCAACTGGAGAAGTTAAACCTCCGCAAATTCCTTTTGATCCAACTCAAGCAGGGCCGGGAAAAGTTGAAATTACCCGAATAGAATTGCAGGATAAACAACGAAATCGTAATATACCCGTTTATATTTATTCATCTTCCGCAGCCACACCCGATAAACCCTTAATTCTTTATTCTCACGGTCGGGGTTCTGATTATCAAGAATTACGCTATTTAATGGAACATTTAGCTTCCTATGGCTACACCGTTATTGTTCCTGAACATCCCGGAAGTAATGCGACTTATGTTGATAAAAATTTGTTTTTATCTCCTACAGAAATTATAGAACGTCCCCAAGATTTGATTTTTACGTTGGATGAATTAGAAAAATTGAATACTAATGATCCCCGTTTTAAAGGTAAATTTAATACCAATAATACTTTAGTTTTTGGCTATTCTTTTGGAGGAGCAACGGCTTTAGCTTTAGCGGGAGGAGAATTCCAAATTGATGAACTCCGAAAAAATTGTAATCAAAGCTTTATTACTTTTAGTTTAGGAAAAGCCACTCAATGTTTAGCAGCAGAACTGCCGAAAGATCGCTATCGATTTAGTGATCCTCGGATTAAACGTGCGATCGCCTTTGCTCCAACGGCTTCTGTAATTTTTGGAAAAACAGGATTAAATAAAGTTCAAGTTCCTACTTTAATTTTAACACAATCTTCTGATAAAATTACCCCAGCTTTACCTGAACAAATTGCAATTTTTCCTCAAATTAAAACTGAAAAATTATTATTAGGGGTTTTAGGTGCGACCCATTTAAGTGTTCGAGATCCCAGAACCATTGCGGATCAAAGTTGGATTCCCATTACTCCAATTTCAGGTGGTGAAGTGATTGGTGATGCTTCAAAAGATGTCCGTAATTATGCTAAAACAATTGCTTTAGCAACAGCCGCCCAACTAACACCCGATGCTGAAAAATATAACGTATTTCTAACACCTGAATATTATCGATCTATTTCAACTCAAGCTTTTCCCGTGCGTTTAATTACAGATATTCCCCCAGAAACCCAAGTTTTCATTGAAGAGTTATTAAAAACTCAAGATTAA
- a CDS encoding malic enzyme-like NAD(P)-binding protein, with the protein MVSLTPNPSFSVTIRLELPNRAGMLASVAQAIATVGGNLGQIDLIEQTLQKTIREISVDASSGEHAEQIVQAVKALPELKVLAVYDRTFNLHRAGKISIQSKIPLKSQSDLAMAYTPGVGRICKAIAEDPQQVYSLTIKQNTVAIVTDGSAVLGLGNLGPAGALPVMEGKAMLFKEFADIDAFPICLDTQDTDKIIETVKYIAPVFGGINLEDIAAPRCFEIEAKLRQSLDIPIFHDDQHGTAIVSLAALINSLKLVKKSMDEIHLVLNGAGAAGIAMARLFKKAGVRYITLCDSKGIISQDRPDINAQKREFAVDLSGTLADAMKDADVFMGVSAPGVVTPEMVRSMAKDPIVFAMANPIPEIQPELITDDVAVMATGRSDYPNQINNVLAFPGIFRGALDCGAKSLTISMYLEAASAIASLVSPSDLDREHIVPSVFDKRVATVVAGAVAHTARQEGLARH; encoded by the coding sequence ATGGTTAGCTTAACACCGAATCCGAGTTTTAGTGTCACAATTCGTCTGGAACTGCCCAACCGCGCTGGAATGTTAGCCAGTGTTGCCCAAGCAATCGCAACCGTTGGGGGAAATTTAGGCCAAATTGACTTAATTGAACAAACCCTACAAAAAACCATTCGGGAAATTAGTGTTGATGCTTCGAGTGGCGAACACGCAGAACAAATTGTCCAAGCGGTAAAAGCATTACCTGAGTTAAAAGTTTTAGCGGTTTATGACCGAACCTTTAATCTACATCGGGCGGGAAAAATTAGTATTCAGAGTAAAATTCCCCTCAAATCTCAATCGGATTTAGCAATGGCCTATACCCCCGGAGTGGGTCGAATTTGTAAAGCGATTGCTGAAGATCCCCAACAAGTTTACAGCCTCACGATTAAACAAAATACTGTTGCCATTGTTACCGATGGTAGTGCAGTTTTAGGGTTAGGAAATTTGGGGCCAGCCGGAGCTTTACCCGTTATGGAAGGGAAAGCGATGTTATTTAAAGAGTTTGCCGATATTGATGCCTTTCCCATCTGTTTAGACACTCAAGATACAGACAAAATTATCGAAACTGTTAAATATATTGCGCCTGTTTTTGGGGGGATTAATTTAGAAGATATTGCTGCACCTCGATGCTTTGAAATTGAAGCCAAATTACGGCAATCTTTAGATATTCCAATTTTCCATGATGATCAACATGGTACGGCAATTGTTAGTTTAGCCGCACTGATTAATTCCCTAAAATTAGTCAAAAAATCAATGGATGAGATTCACCTGGTTTTAAACGGAGCAGGTGCTGCGGGGATAGCAATGGCGCGCTTATTTAAAAAAGCTGGCGTTCGTTATATTACCTTGTGTGATTCTAAAGGGATTATTTCCCAGGATCGACCGGATATTAACGCTCAAAAACGGGAATTTGCTGTTGATTTATCAGGAACTTTAGCGGATGCGATGAAAGATGCGGATGTGTTTATGGGAGTAAGTGCCCCTGGAGTCGTAACCCCGGAAATGGTACGTTCAATGGCAAAAGATCCGATTGTTTTTGCCATGGCTAATCCTATTCCTGAAATTCAACCCGAATTAATTACTGATGATGTGGCGGTGATGGCAACAGGACGGAGTGATTATCCTAATCAAATTAATAATGTTTTAGCATTTCCAGGAATTTTCCGGGGAGCTTTAGATTGTGGGGCAAAAAGTTTAACGATTTCTATGTATTTAGAAGCGGCATCAGCGATCGCTTCTTTAGTGTCTCCTAGTGATTTAGATCGCGAACATATTGTTCCTTCCGTCTTTGATAAACGGGTAGCTACTGTTGTTGCTGGGGCTGTTGCTCATACCGCTCGTCAAGAAGGGTTAGCCCGCCATTAA
- a CDS encoding UDP-glucuronic acid decarboxylase family protein gives MRILVTGGAGFIGSHLIDRLMEQGHEVICLDNFFTGTKRNILKWMDNPYFELIRHDITEPIRLEADQIYHLACPASPVHYQYNPVKTIKTNVLGTLNMLGLAKRIKARFFLASTSEVYGDPDVHPQTEDYRGNVNCIGIRSCYDEGKRVAETLAFDYHRQNGVDIRVVRIFNTYGPRMLENDGRVVSNFIVQALRGVPLTIYGDGLQTRSFCYVSDLVEGFIRLMNSDYIGPVNIGNPGEYTILELAQKIQNMINPDAEIQFKPLPEDDPKQRQPDITRAKTYLNWEPTIPLDQGLKLTVDDFRERIYPS, from the coding sequence ATGAGAATCTTAGTCACAGGTGGCGCGGGTTTTATTGGTTCACATTTGATTGATCGCTTAATGGAACAAGGCCATGAAGTGATTTGCCTGGATAACTTCTTCACGGGGACAAAACGAAATATCCTCAAGTGGATGGATAATCCCTATTTTGAACTAATCCGTCATGATATTACTGAACCCATTCGCTTAGAAGCCGATCAAATTTACCATTTAGCTTGTCCCGCCTCTCCGGTTCACTACCAATACAACCCGGTTAAAACCATCAAAACAAATGTATTGGGAACCCTCAATATGTTGGGGTTAGCCAAACGCATCAAAGCCAGATTTTTTTTAGCCTCTACCTCAGAAGTTTATGGTGATCCTGATGTTCATCCCCAAACGGAAGACTATCGGGGAAACGTTAACTGTATTGGGATTCGATCCTGTTACGACGAAGGAAAGCGGGTTGCAGAAACCTTAGCCTTTGATTATCATCGTCAAAACGGGGTCGATATTCGCGTGGTGCGGATTTTCAATACCTATGGCCCGCGAATGTTAGAAAATGATGGCCGGGTGGTGAGTAATTTTATCGTTCAAGCTCTGCGAGGCGTTCCCTTAACGATTTATGGTGATGGCTTGCAAACGCGAAGTTTCTGTTATGTGTCAGACTTAGTAGAGGGATTCATCCGTTTGATGAATAGTGATTATATTGGCCCGGTCAATATCGGAAATCCTGGGGAATATACGATTTTGGAATTAGCCCAAAAAATTCAGAATATGATTAACCCTGACGCTGAAATTCAATTTAAACCTCTCCCGGAAGATGATCCAAAACAGCGACAACCTGATATTACTCGTGCTAAAACGTATTTGAATTGGGAACCGACAATCCCCCTGGATCAAGGATTAAAATTGACAGTGGACGATTTTCGGGAACGCATCTACCCATCTTAA
- a CDS encoding UDP-glucose dehydrogenase family protein — translation MRVCVIGTGYVGLVTGVCLAQIGHDVICIDNNEEKVKLMKSGQSPIYEPGLPELMKSCMESGRLDFSSDLSAGVEHGEVLFIAVGTPPLPTGESDTRYVEAVARGIGANLTKGYKVIVNKSTVPIGSGDWVRMIVLDGAGERQKEKGLAGTPIEAEFDVVSNPEFLREGSAVYDTFNPDRIVLGSNSKKALEVMQELYQPLVVRKYSDHPSLPPVPIVLTDLSSAEMIKYAANSFLATKISFINEIANICDRVGADVKQVAEGIGLDSRIGNKFLQAGIGWGGSCFPKDVSALIHTADDYNYEAQLLKAAVEVNNRQRTIAIDKLQQVLKILKGKTVGLLGLTFKPDTDDLRDAPALNIIQELNRLGAKVKAYDPIISQSGMRHGLTGVIVETDPELLADGCDALVLITDWTQFHTLDYAKMAKKMHSAFMIDGRNFLDRKQLEAAGFQYVGIGH, via the coding sequence ATGCGAGTTTGTGTCATTGGAACGGGATATGTGGGTTTAGTAACGGGAGTTTGTTTAGCGCAGATCGGGCATGATGTGATTTGTATTGATAATAACGAAGAAAAAGTTAAATTAATGAAGTCGGGACAATCCCCGATTTATGAACCGGGATTACCCGAATTGATGAAATCCTGTATGGAATCAGGACGTCTGGATTTTTCTTCGGATTTAAGTGCAGGTGTTGAACACGGTGAAGTGTTATTTATTGCTGTGGGAACTCCGCCATTACCCACGGGTGAAAGTGATACCCGTTATGTCGAAGCTGTGGCGCGAGGCATTGGTGCTAACCTAACGAAAGGTTATAAAGTGATTGTGAATAAATCCACTGTACCTATCGGTTCTGGTGACTGGGTGCGAATGATTGTTTTAGATGGTGCAGGAGAACGACAAAAGGAAAAAGGGTTAGCGGGAACCCCCATTGAAGCCGAATTTGATGTCGTGAGTAACCCGGAATTTTTGCGGGAAGGTTCGGCTGTTTATGACACCTTTAATCCAGATCGGATTGTGTTAGGAAGTAATAGCAAAAAAGCACTGGAAGTGATGCAAGAATTATATCAACCTTTAGTGGTGCGGAAATATTCTGATCATCCTTCCTTACCTCCGGTTCCGATTGTGTTAACCGATCTCAGTTCCGCAGAAATGATTAAATATGCGGCAAATTCATTTTTAGCAACTAAAATTAGCTTTATTAACGAAATTGCTAATATTTGCGATCGCGTCGGGGCAGATGTTAAACAAGTCGCCGAAGGAATTGGCTTAGATTCCAGGATTGGCAATAAGTTTTTGCAAGCTGGAATTGGTTGGGGAGGTTCCTGCTTCCCGAAAGATGTTTCTGCCTTAATTCATACCGCCGATGACTACAATTATGAAGCTCAATTGTTAAAAGCTGCGGTGGAAGTGAATAACCGTCAACGTACCATTGCCATTGACAAATTACAACAAGTCCTGAAAATTCTCAAAGGCAAAACCGTCGGATTATTAGGGTTAACTTTTAAACCGGATACGGATGATTTACGCGATGCTCCAGCTTTAAATATTATCCAAGAGTTGAACCGTTTAGGAGCAAAAGTTAAAGCTTATGATCCGATTATTTCCCAAAGTGGAATGCGTCATGGCTTAACGGGAGTAATTGTTGAAACCGATCCTGAACTGTTAGCCGATGGCTGTGATGCGTTGGTTTTAATCACAGACTGGACACAATTCCACACCCTCGACTATGCAAAAATGGCGAAAAAAATGCACTCAGCATTTATGATCGACGGACGGAATTTCTTAGATCGCAAACAATTAGAAGCCGCCGGGTTCCAATATGTTGGTATTGGGCATTAA
- a CDS encoding HindVP family restriction endonuclease, whose protein sequence is MILTKNNVFDVETGLFGLERGRSNRDFSKEGSWGKNKFNNAFPVSLSCYMARRGLKLVYLKLDTNTQIKHEKIDVSSIFGLDPFASELFFSFETDFTPYRTIVTGKFPRTDLVTLNKSTKSACLQSLEVKLTALPDNSTYKLPETQYGCEIVVRPTTIIYLALGIAYKLKDSPELLLDYLDPTSIRRLSTWWDVDNVISYILDLANDLDRILISVLDLQEPFVLQPVWKTIGRTAKLHENCLDIFVWSDFAFTRLFFNAAREALGKKQEIDRYGRSIIWLSRMLLDFALEGRIPHADIIKTLAYNAQTDKAFALNGANTNRYMACTELTSPRIKKDEIKNIVLGGGQNFLSPERRFDAALLSNPELFN, encoded by the coding sequence ATGATCTTGACCAAAAATAATGTATTCGACGTAGAAACCGGCTTATTTGGATTAGAAAGAGGACGCTCTAATCGAGATTTCTCAAAAGAGGGAAGTTGGGGGAAGAATAAGTTTAATAATGCTTTTCCCGTATCTTTATCTTGCTACATGGCTAGGAGAGGTTTGAAGCTAGTGTATCTCAAATTAGATACAAATACTCAGATTAAACATGAAAAAATAGATGTTTCTTCTATTTTCGGGTTAGATCCATTTGCATCAGAGCTTTTCTTTTCCTTTGAAACAGACTTTACACCCTACAGAACAATTGTTACGGGTAAATTTCCAAGAACTGATCTAGTCACACTTAACAAAAGTACAAAAAGTGCCTGTTTGCAAAGCTTGGAAGTCAAGCTCACTGCATTACCTGATAATTCAACTTATAAGTTGCCCGAGACTCAGTACGGTTGTGAAATTGTTGTTAGACCTACTACCATTATTTATCTGGCACTAGGAATTGCATACAAGTTAAAAGACTCACCAGAATTATTACTTGACTATTTAGATCCTACTTCTATTCGTAGATTGTCCACTTGGTGGGATGTGGACAATGTTATAAGTTATATTTTAGACCTGGCAAACGATTTAGACCGGATTTTAATATCAGTATTAGATTTACAAGAGCCATTTGTTTTACAACCTGTTTGGAAAACAATTGGAAGAACAGCAAAATTACACGAAAACTGTTTAGATATCTTTGTATGGAGCGATTTTGCGTTCACAAGACTTTTTTTTAATGCAGCAAGGGAGGCTTTGGGTAAAAAGCAAGAAATAGATCGATATGGAAGATCTATTATTTGGTTATCAAGAATGCTTCTTGATTTTGCCTTAGAAGGTAGAATTCCTCATGCAGACATTATAAAAACACTTGCCTATAACGCTCAAACAGACAAGGCATTTGCTCTAAATGGTGCTAACACGAATCGATATATGGCTTGTACAGAATTGACAAGTCCTAGAATAAAAAAAGATGAAATTAAAAATATTGTTCTTGGTGGCGGACAAAACTTTCTGAGTCCTGAAAGACGATTTGATGCTGCTCTTCTAAGCAATCCAGAATTATTTAATTAG
- a CDS encoding DNA cytosine methyltransferase has translation MENKPINLKVIDLFSGCGGLSLGIQNAGFDVVAGFDNWKLAVNTYQKNFKHPVFLADLGNLQGAFDIVKGFKPDIIAGGPPCQDFSSAGKRDESLGRGDLTISFAEIVAVIKPQFFIMENVDRFVKSTKYKEAKQLFKSAHYGLSEKILDASLCGVPQSRKRFFWIGELGGEDKKIEPYLDNNLANEPLTIRQYFNTIGKTLDVDHYYRHPRSYKRRGVFSIDEPSPTVRGVNRPIPKTYKAHSGDSALVSSNVRPLTTIERSYLQTFPENFVFEGSKTDLEQLIGNAVPVKLAEYVARCLAEYIANMKS, from the coding sequence ATGGAAAATAAACCAATCAATCTTAAAGTTATAGATCTTTTTTCAGGTTGTGGTGGGTTATCACTCGGAATTCAAAATGCTGGTTTTGATGTAGTTGCTGGTTTTGACAATTGGAAGTTAGCAGTGAACACTTATCAAAAAAACTTTAAACACCCAGTATTTTTAGCAGATCTAGGCAATCTCCAAGGAGCATTTGATATTGTTAAAGGATTTAAACCTGACATTATAGCTGGAGGGCCACCATGTCAAGATTTTTCTAGTGCCGGAAAAAGAGATGAAAGTTTAGGTAGAGGAGATTTAACGATTTCTTTTGCTGAAATTGTTGCTGTTATCAAGCCTCAATTTTTTATTATGGAAAATGTAGACAGATTTGTAAAAAGCACAAAATATAAAGAAGCAAAGCAACTTTTTAAATCGGCTCACTACGGCCTTAGTGAAAAAATATTAGATGCCAGTTTATGCGGTGTGCCACAAAGTAGAAAAAGATTTTTCTGGATCGGAGAGCTTGGTGGAGAAGATAAAAAAATAGAGCCTTATTTAGACAATAATCTGGCTAATGAACCTCTGACTATTCGGCAATATTTTAATACTATAGGCAAGACTTTAGATGTTGACCATTACTATAGACATCCAAGAAGTTACAAAAGACGGGGTGTGTTTAGTATTGATGAACCTAGCCCAACAGTTAGAGGAGTTAATAGACCGATTCCAAAAACATATAAAGCTCATTCTGGGGATTCAGCATTAGTATCATCAAATGTTCGTCCTTTAACGACGATTGAAAGAAGTTATCTACAAACTTTCCCAGAGAATTTTGTATTTGAAGGTTCTAAAACTGATCTTGAACAATTAATCGGAAATGCTGTACCTGTAAAGCTTGCTGAGTATGTAGCTCGTTGTCTTGCGGAGTATATTGCTAATATGAAATCGTGA